The Malus domestica chromosome 10, GDT2T_hap1 genome contains a region encoding:
- the LOC103454649 gene encoding alanine--tRNA ligase, chloroplastic/mitochondrial-like isoform X2, with protein MLGNFSFGDYFKKEAIQWAWELSTVEFGLPADRLWISVFEDDNEAFEIWHDEVGVPVERIKRMGEEDNFWTSGVTGPCGPCSEIYYDFHPERGYAAIDLNDDTRFIEFYNLVFMEFNKKDDGSLEPLKQKNIDTGLGLERMARILQKVSNNYETDLIYPIIEKTSELAKVPYGLADDQSKLNLKIIGDHMRAVVYLISDGVVPSNIGRGYVVRRLIRRAVRTGRMLGIKGDGQGNLEGAFLPTIAGKVIELSNYIYPDLKDRIPRILEELKREELKFVQTLERGEKYLDQMLVESLLSAKESGTTPCLSGKDAFLLYDTYGFPVEITAEVAEERGVSIDMNGFDIEMENQRRQSQAAHSAVKLSMGNSADVTKDVGDTKFLGYETLSATAVVESLIVNGSPVLQVSEGSEVEVLLNRTPFYAESGGQIGDHGFLYIPQGENHYKAVMEIIDVQKSMGNIFVHKGTIKEGALEVGREVEAAVDARLRQRAKVHHTATHLLQSALKKVIGQETSQAGSLVAFERLRFDFNFHRPLTDSELTEIESLVNKWVGDATPLQTKVMPLADAKGAGAIAMFGEKYGEEVRVVEVPGVSMELCGGTHVSNTSEIRGFKIISEQGIASGIRRIEAVAGDAFIEYVNARDYYMKQLCSTLKVKAEEVTNRVDNLLEELRMTRNEASTLREKAAVYKASMMASKAISVGTSQEVRVLVESMEDTDADSLKKAAEYLIEMLEDPAAVILGSCPGDEKVSLVAAFTPGVVNLGIQAGKFIGPIAKLCGGGGGGRPNFAQAGGRKPENLSSALEKARSEIISVLSEKAS; from the exons GTGGGCGTTCCCGTAGAGCGTATAAAGAGAATGGGTGAAGAGGACAACTTTTGGACTAGTGGAGTTACTGGTCCATGTGGTCCATGTTCTGAGATTTATTATGATTTCCATCCTGAGAGGGGTTATGCTGCCATT GATCTGAATGATGATACGAGGTTTATAGAGTTTTACAATTTAGTTTTtatggaattcaacaagaaggacGACGGCTCGCTTGAACCCTTGAAACAGAAGAATATAGATACTGGGCTTGGCTTGGAGCGTATGGCTCGCATTCTTCAGAAG GTTTCAAACAACTATGAAACCGACTTGATCTATCCAATTATAGAGAAAACCTCAGAATTGGCAAAAGTACCGTATGGTCTAGCTGATGATCAGTCAAAACTGAACCTCAAA ATTATAGGAGATCACATGCGTGCAGTTGTATATCTCATATCGGATGGGGTTGTTCCATCAAATATTGGAAGAGGTTATGTCGTTCGACGGCTTATTAGAAGAGCCGTTCGTACTGGTAGGATGCTGGGTATAAAGGGAGATGGTCAGGGAAACCTTGAAGGAGCATTTTTACCAACCATTGCAGGAAAAGTAATCGAGTTGAGCAACTACATATATCCAGATTTGAAAGATAGAATACCCCGCATTCTTGAGGAGCTGAAAAGGGAAGAACTTAAATTTGTGCAGACATTGGAGAGAGGGGAAAAATATCTTGACCAAATGCTAGTTGAGTCACTGTTAAGTGCAAAAGAAAGTGGGACTACACCTTGCTTGTCAGGAAAAGATGCATTTCTTTTGTATGATACGTATGGATTTCCTGTCGAAATAACAGCGGAAGTGGCTGAAGAACGTGGTGTAAGTATAGATATGAATGGTTTTGATATTGAAATGGAAAACCAGAGACGTCAATCCCAGGCTGCACATAGTGCTGTTAAACTTTCCATGGGAAATAGTGCAGATGTTACAAAAGATGTTGGGGACACCAAATTTCTTGGATACGAAACCCTTTCTGCAACAGCCGTGGTGGAAAGTCTTATAGTGAATGGGAGCCCTGTCCTACAGGTTTCCGAAGGAAGTGAAGTAGAAGTGTTGCTGAACCGGACACCCTTTTATGCAGAATCAGGAGGTCAAATTGGAGATCATGGATTTTTATATATTCCACAAGGTGAAAACCATTACAAGGCTGTTATGGAGATAATAGATGTCCAAAAATCTATGGGTAACATATTTGTTCATAAGGGTACGATCAAAGAGGGAGCTTTAGAAGTTGGCAGAGAAGTGGAAGCCGCAGTGGATGCAAGACTAAGACAGCGGGCTAAG GTTCATCATACTGCTACTCATTTGCTGCAATCTGCACTCAAGAAAGTTATAGGTCAGGAAACATCACAAGCTGGTTCGTTGGTGGCTTTTGAGCGTCTAAGGTTTGATTTCAACTTCCACCGACCACTTACTGACAGCGAGCTTACGGAAATTGAAAGTCTGGTTAATAAATGGGTTGGGGATGCAACACCACTTCAAACTAAAGTGATGCCTCTTGCTGATGCCAAAGGAGCAGGGGCTATAGCAATGTTTGGTGAAAAATATGGTGAAGAG GTTCGTGTTGTAGAGGTTCCTGGAGTATCCATGGAACTTTGTGGTGGGACTCATGTGAGCAATACTTCTGAAATACGTggattcaaaataatttcagaACAGGGTATTGCATCTGGAATCAGGCGTATAGAAGCTGTGGCGGGTGATGCCTTTATTGAATATGTCAATGCCAGAGATTATTACATGAAACAACTATGTTCCACCCTCAAA GTGAAAGCTGAAGAAGTAACAAACAGAGTAGATAATCTATTAGAGGAGTTACGGATGACAAGAAATGAAGCTTCTACCTTGCGGGAAAAAGCGGCAGTTTACAAAGCATCGATGATGGCAAGCAAAGCGATTTCTGTGGGAACTTCACAAGAAGTCAG GGTACTGGTTGAATCCATGGAAGACACTGATGCTGATTCACTAAAAAAAGCAGCCGAATATCTGATAGAGATGCTAGAAGATCCGGCAGCTGTCATTCTGGGCTCTTGTCCGGGTGATGAGAAGGTAAGCCTGGTTGCCGCATTCACCCCAGGAGTTGTCAATTTGGGAATACAGGCGGGGAAGTTCATAGGGCCCATAGCTAAGTTGTGTGGTGGTGGAGGCGGCGGAAGACCCAACTTTGCTCAGGCAGGAGGGCGGAAGCCTGAGAATTTGTCCAGTGCACTTGAAAAAGCTCGGTCCGAGATCATCTCAGTTCTATCTGAAAAGGCAAGTTAA
- the LOC103443846 gene encoding alanine--tRNA ligase, chloroplastic/mitochondrial-like, giving the protein MEEDLHHRVSGDSIRRRFLDFYASRGHTVLPSASLVPDDPTVLLTIAGMLQFKPIFLGQVPRQVPRAVTAQRCIRTNDVENVGRTARHHTLFEMLGNFSFGDYFKEEAIPWAWELSTKEFGLPAERLWVSVFEDDDEAFEIWHKKVGVPAERIKRMGKDDNFWTSGVTGPCGPCSEVYFDFQPERGHSDADLNDDTRFLEFYNLVFMEFNKKDDGSLEPLKQKNIDIGLGLERMARILQEVPNNYETDLIRPIIEKTSEIVNVSYDTAVDCSKLNFKIVGDHLRAIVNLISDGVVPSNTGRGYVPRFLIRRSVRCARWLVKKGGSQGSLKGAILATIAAKAIEMSTNINPDVKDRAPHILEELKREELKFVKTLERGEKFLEQMLVEALLNAKESGNIPCLSSKDAFLLYDTYGFPVEITAEVAEERGVSIDMNGFHTEMENQRRQSQAAHTDVKLSMGNSADLSKNVPNTEFVGYITLSTAAIVEGLIVNGNKVMQVSEGSDADIWLNRTPFYAESGGQIGDHGTLYIPGENQHKVVVEIKDVQKFGNIFVHKGTIREGVLQVGEEVEATVDAKLRQHAKVHHTATHLLQSALKKVLGHETSQVGSLVAFDRLRFDFNFCRLLTDSELSEIERLVNNWVAETILLQTKVMPLSEAKGAGAIAMFGEKYGEEVRVVEVPGISMELCGGTHVSNTSEIRGFKILSEQGKASGIRRIEAVAGESFMEYINSRDYHMKQLCSTLNVKAEEAKNRVDNLLEELQMSKNEASTLREKIAVHKASVMATQGISVGSSKTVGVLVESMDDTDADSLKKAAEYLVDTLGDPAAVILGSCRGNENVSLVAAFTPGVVQLGMHAGKFIGPIAEFCGGRGGGKPNFAQAGGRKPENLSSALEKARSEIFLKLSEMESLKS; this is encoded by the exons ATGGAGGAGGATCTCCATCACCGTGTGAGTGGTGATTCCATACGACGCCGTTTCCTGGATTTTTATGCTTCTCGGGGTCACACAGTTCTTCCGAGTGCATCTCTTGTGCCAGATGATCCCACAGTTCTATTAACGATTGCTGGAATGCTCCAATTCAAGCCTATTTTCCTTGGTCAG GTTCCTAGACAAGTACCTCGTGCAGTAACTGCGCAAAGGTGCATACGCACAAACGATGTGGAGAATGTTGGTAGAACAGCTCGGCATCATACACTCTTTGAGATGCTTGGGAATTTCAGTTTTGGAGATTACTTTAAGGAGGAAGCAATACCTTGGGCATGGGAGCTTTCAACTAAAGA ATTTGGACTGCCAGCTGAGAGATTATGGGTTAGTGTCTTTGAAGATGacgatgaagcttttgaaatcTGGCATAAAAAG GTGGGTGTTCCGGCTGAGCGCATAAAGAGAATGGGCAAAGATGACAACTTTTGGACTAGTGGAGTCACTGGTCCCTGCGGCCCCTGCTCTGAGGTGTATTTTGATTTCCAACCAGAGAGGGGACATTCAGATGCT GATCTCAATGATGACACCAGATTTTTAGAGTTCTACAATCTAGTTTTcatggaattcaacaagaaggatGATGGTTCACTAGAGCCCTTAAAACAGAAGAATATAGATATCGGGCTTGGCCTAGAGCGTATGGCTCGCATCCTTCAGGAGGTTCCGAACAACTATGAAACTGACTTGATCAGACCAATTATAGAGAAGACCTCAGAAATTGTAAATGTGTCATATGACACAGCTGTTGACTGCTCAAAATTGAATTTCAAA ATTGTAGGAGATCATTTACGCGCGATTGTAAACCTGATATCAGATGGAGTTGTTCCATCAAATACTGGAAGAGGTTATGTCCCTCGATTCCTAATCAGAAGGTCTGTTCGCTGTGCTCGGTGGCTTGTTAAAAAGGGGGGTTCTCAGGGCAGCCTCAAAGGAGCAATTTTAGCCACCATTGCAGCAAAAGCAATAGAGATGAGCACCAACATCAATCCGGATGTAAAAGATAGAGCACCCCATATTCTTGAGGAGTTGAAAAGGGAAGAACTTAAATTTGTGAAGACATTGGAGAGAGGAGAAAAATTTCTTGAGCAAATGCTAGTTGAGGCATTATTAAATGCAAAAGAAAGTGGGAATATACCTTGCTTGTCCAGCAAGGATGCTTTTCTTTTGTATGATACATATGGGTTTCCTGTCGAAATAACAGCAGAAGTGGCTGAAGAACGTGGTGTGAGTATAGATATGAATGGTTTTCATACTGAAATGGAAAACCAACGTCGTCAATCTCAGGCTGCACATACTGATGTCAAACTGTCCATGGGAAATAGTGCTGATCTTTCGAAAAATGTTCCCAACACTGAATTTGTTGGCTACATTACGCTTTCTACAGCAGCAATAGTGGAAGGCCTTATAGTGAATGGGAACAAGGTCATGCAGGTTTCCGAAGGAAGTGATGCTGATATATGGTTGAACCGGACTCCATTTTATGCAGAATCAGGTGGTCAAATTGGAGATCACGGAACTTTATATATTCCAGGTGAAAACCAACATAAGGTTGTTGTGGAGATAAAAGATGTCCAAAAATTCGGTAACATATTTGTTCATAAGGGTACAATCAGAGAGGGAGTTCTACAGGTTGGCGAAGAAGTGGAAGCAACAGTTGATGCAAAACTAAGGCAACATGCTAAG GTTCATCATACCGCCACACATTTGCTGCAATCTGCTCTTAAGAAAGTTTTAGGTCATGAAACTTCACAAGTTGGCTCATTGGTGGCTTTTGACCGTTTAAGATTTGATTTCAACTTCTGCCGGCTGCTTACTGACAGTGAGCTTTCTGAAATTGAAAGACTAGTAAATAACTGGGTTGCGGAAACAATACTGCTTCAAACGAAAGTGATGCCTCTTTCTGAAGCAAAAGGTGCAGGGGCCATTGCAATGTTTGGAGAAAAATATGGTGAAGAG GTACGTGTTGTAGAGGTTCCTGGTATATCCATGGAACTTTGCGGTGGGACTCATGTGAGCAACACTTCTGAAATACGCGGGTTTAAAATACTTTCTGAACAAGGTAAAGCATCCGGAATCAGGCGCATAGAAGCTGTGGCTGGTGAATcgtttatggaatatatcaatTCCAGAGATTATCATATGAAGCAGCTGTGTTCCACCCTCAAT GTGAAAGCTGAAGAAGCAAAAAATAGGGTAGACAACCTCTTGGAGGAGTTACAGATGAGCAAAAATGAAGCTTCTACTTTGCGAGAAAAGATAGCAGTTCACAAAGCATCAGTAATGGCAACCCAGGGAATTTCTGTGGGGAGTTCAAAAACAGTCGG AGTACTAGTTGAGTCCATGGATGATACGGACGCTGATTCGCTGAAAAAAGCCGCGGAATATCTTGTTGATACATTAGGAGATCCAGCAGCTGTGATTCTAGGCTCTTGTCGAGGGAATGAGAATGTGAGTTTGGTTGCTGCATTCACCCCAGGGGTTGTCCAGTTGGGAATGCATGCAGGGAAGTTCATAGGGCCTATTGCTGAGTTTTGTGGTGGTAGAGGCGGTGGAAAGCCTAACTTTGCTCAGGCAGGCGGGAGGAAGCCTGAAAATTTGTCGAGTGCACTAGAAAAAGCTCGGTCCGAAATCTTCTTAAAACTCTCAGAAATGGAAAGTTTAAAGTCATAG
- the LOC103443845 gene encoding expansin-like A2 codes for MSLFICFLFFFLISSATACDRCVKQSKASFFSTSSALSSGACGYGSLASGFSGGHLAAGVPSLFKGGAGCGACFQMRCKNTTLCTKQGTIVTLTDLNQSNQTDFVLSSRAFAAMAQKGLDQHILRRGILDVEYKRVPCEYKNQNLSLRVEESSQKPHYLAVKILYQGGQTEIVAMDVAQVGSSNWSFLSRNNGAIWETSRVPAGALQFRFVVTSGYDGKTVWAPNVLPVNWKSGMIYDTRVQITDIAQEGCPHCDDGSWI; via the exons AtgtctttgtttatttgcttcctcttcttcttcctaatCTCCTCTGCAACTGCTTGTGATCGCTGTGTGAAGCAATCCAAGGCATCCTTTTTCTCTACATCCTCTGCACTTTCAT CTGGGGCTTGTGGCTATGGCTCCTTGGCCTCGGGATTTAGTGGTGGACACCTTGCAGCTGGTGTGCCTTCACTTTTCAAAGGTGGAGCTGGTTGTGGTGCATGCTTTCAG ATGAGATGCAAGAACACAACTCTTTGCACAAAACAAGGGACTATAGTAACTTTGACTGATCTCAATCAAAGTAACCAAACAGATTTTGTTCTGAGTAGCAGAGCTTTTGCGGCCATGGCTCAAAAGGGTTTGGACCAACACATTTTGAGGCGTGGCATTCTGGATGTGGAGTATAAGAG GGTGCCATGTGAATACAAGAACCAAAATTTATCTTTACGTGTGGAAGAATCAAGCCAGAAGCCACATTACTTAGCAGTAAAAATTTTGTACCAAGGTGGTCAGACAGAAATTGTAGCCATGGATGTTGCTCAG GTTGGATCTTCAAATTGGAGTTTCCTAAGTCGAAACAACGGGGCAATTTGGGAAACGAGTAGGGTTCCGGCGGGGGCGCTACAGTTCCGGTTCGTGGTGACGTCTGGGTACGATGGGAAGACGGTTTGGGCACCGAATGTTCTTCCGGTTAATTGGAAGTCTGGGATGATATATGACACAAGGGTTCAGATCACTGACATTGCGCAAGAGGGGTGCCCTCACTGTGATGATGGGAGCTGGATATGA